The window AAAGGCCCCGTCCGGGAGCGTCCATGTGCCGAGGCCCGAGGGAGAGATCAGAAGGGTCCGCCCGTCCACCCGAGCCGTGCCCGGAACCGGGAGTGCGGGAAGGCGGGCCGGACGCCCCCAGGGGTCCGCGCCGAGACCCGCGGCGGGCAGCGTGGAACTCCGGGGCGCGTCCGCGGGAAGGACCAGCCGAAGCCCGCCTCGCCCCCACGGCTCCGCGCCGGGAAAGTCCCCGGGCGCGCCTTCCCGGGGGAAGAGTAGCTCCAGCCATGCACCCGCTGTGACGACCGTCGGTGTGGAGAACACGACCTCCGCCGGCGGGTGCCCGGGAGTCGCCCGGACTACCGGGGCACTCTCCACGCCCAGCGCATCCATCGCCCAGACGCGGACGAGAGCCGGTACGCCCGCCAGAGCGAAGCACGCACCGAACGCGCCCGTCTCGCCCACCGGGAGATCCACGGGTGCGCTCCAGTTTCGGCCTTCGTCCGTGGACCATTCCATGCGAACCCGCCGGACGGCGCGCCCCGGTCTGTCCACGACGCCCAGGACTTCCATCGAATCCGCCGAAGTCCCTCCCGGGGCCAGCGCAAGGAGCGCCACGCCCGGCGGCGGCGCGAACGACAAGACCACGGTCAGACCGCCCTCGTTTCCGGCAGCGTCGTGTGCGCGAATCTCCAGCGTGCGGACCCGCTCCCCCGGGGCTTCGCCCGAAAGCGCCCCGTCTCCCGAGGGAGCAAACGCACCGGAGGCAGCCTCGGCTTCCGAAGTCCAGAGCCGGTGGAAGCGCCCCCGCCCTTCGTACGAATAGCGGGGATCCACCCGAAGGTCCATCTTCCCCGCATCCGCAAAGTCGAAGCGGTCGTAGTCGATGCTCCACCGTTCCTCGCCGTCTTCCAGAAGCGCCAGGCGCGACGGCCCCAGCCCCCGACGGCAGCCGGAGGTCGTTTCCTCGACTTCGACCTCGATTCCGATCATCCCGCGCACGGGCACGGGCTCACCGCGTGTCCCGGAGGCGAAGCGCTTCGCGGGGAACAGCACGGTCCCCGCTTTCCCCTCGACGGCGGATCCCGGTTCGAGCGGCACCAGCCCCACGCGGACGATCCCGGGAGGGGAGTCATCCCTAACGCCAAACCCGTGTGCCAGCGGGTCCATGGGCCGCTCGTCGATGTCGCGGACTTCGAAGTGCAGATGCGGCACACCCACGCCGGACTGGCCCGTGTAGGCCACCACCTCCCCCCGGGAAACGGGGAGGCTCCCCGGTGCGAACTCGTAGTCCAGGTACGCGTCCCCCGCGGCGTCCTGAAGAGCGCGAACGGAGTCCGCCGCCGCTCCGGCAAAGCGGGACAGGTGGGCGTAGACGGCAGTTCGTCCATCGTGAAGCCGAAGGTAGACCGCTTTCCCGTAGCCGTAGCAGGACACGCGAACGCGTGAGATCTCGCCATCGGCCACCGCCCGGCACTCGTAACCGACGCGCCCCCAAGTGGAAATGTCGATCCCCGAGTGGAAATGCCCGGGGCGGAACTCCGCGAAGGAGGAAGTGACGCACCAGCCAGCATCCGTTGGCCAGACGGCAGGAGGGCTTCCGGCGGCACAGCGACCGGCCCATCCGGCGAAAGCCAGCGGAAGAACGACGCTCAGAACGGCTGAAAGGAGTGGTCGGCAGGGCCGGTGGGCGGGATTTCTCATGCGTGAATCGATTATCACCGCTGCGCAGGGGGTGTCAAGACGCGTCGCCCTCACGCTTGCCCGCCCTTCCGAAGGCGTGATATCTTCGCCGGGCTTTCCGCGAACCGGAACCTTTCTGCGCTGAGACTCACGGGAGATCCGCCATGCTGATGAACACTCTCAGGGAGAAGACCCGCGTGGTCCTCTTCCTCGCCCTGGTCGCCTTTCTCGGGCTGATCTTCTTCGACTGGGGCATGCAGTCCACGCGAGGCGGAGGCCCGGGGGGCGGCGGTGCCATTGGGAAGGTGAACGGACAGGACATCCCGTTCGATTCCTACCGCGCCACTCGGCAGAACACCGTCCGCGAGTTCGAGCAGGGCACCGGGCGCTCGCCCGACGACGCGGACCTGGAGCGCATCGAATCCCAGACATGGCTCACGCTCATCCAGGAAACGCTGCTCGTTCAGAGCGTCAAGAAGTACGGGATCGGGGCCTCGGATGCGGAAGTGCTGGAAGTGCTCCGGAGCAACCCGCCCGCCATCCTGCGTTCCCAGTTCGTCAACGAAGAGGGGCAGTTCGACGCCGTCGCCTATCAGCGGGCCATGGCGGACCCGTCCATCGACTGGTCGGGCGTGGAGCAGTACATCCGATCCACGATGCCCATGGACAAGCTCGTGGCCTATGTCGGGATGAATGCGCGCGTCACCTCCGCGGAGGTCCGCTCCCAGTTCGACCGCCAGCATGAAACCGCGCGCGTGAAGCATGTCACTTCGCTCATCAGCGCGGTGGAACTGGAGGAGGCGGACGAGACGCCGCCTGAGACCGCGCTCACCGCCTACTACGAATCCCATCGCGAGGACTTCCAGATCGGGGAGCAGGCCGTACTGGAAGTGATCCAGTTTCCGAAGACACCCTCTCCGGCGGATTCCGAAGAGGTTCGTCAGGATCTCCTGGACCTGCGGGAGATGGCCCTCGAAGGAACGGACTTCGCGGATCTCGCCACGGAGTGGTCGGAAGAACCCGCGTCTGCGGAGCGCGGCGGAGATCTGGGGTTCTTCGGCGTCGGGGAGATGCCCCCCGCTCTGGAGAGCGCGGCCATGGGGCTTGATCCCGGAGAGATCTCCGAAGTCGTCCGGACGGACTTCGGCCTGCACATTGTGAAGGTGGAAGAGAAGAAGACCGAAGAGGATCGAGACCTCGTCCGGGCGCGACACATCCTGATGCGCGTCGAGCCTTCCCGGAAGACCATCATGAAGGCGGCGGCCCGGAGCGACGACTTTGCCGCCGCGCTCGCCGAGGGCGGTGACTTCGCGAAGACCGCGGACGAGTTCGGCATCGAGCTGGTCCGAACGGACCCCTTCACCCGGAGCGAGCGCGTGCCGGGCATCGGGTACCTGCGAGGCGTCCGCAACCTGGCATTCCGCGAAGATCCGGGCGCGACCTCTCCGGATCCTGAGGAGAATGATCAAGGCTTCTTCCTGTACCGGCTCGTGGAGCGGATTCCCGCCCATGCCCAGCCAATGGACGAGGTACTGGACACGGTCCGCGCTTATGTCGTCCG of the Gemmatimonadota bacterium genome contains:
- a CDS encoding M23 family metallopeptidase; protein product: MRNPAHRPCRPLLSAVLSVVLPLAFAGWAGRCAAGSPPAVWPTDAGWCVTSSFAEFRPGHFHSGIDISTWGRVGYECRAVADGEISRVRVSCYGYGKAVYLRLHDGRTAVYAHLSRFAGAAADSVRALQDAAGDAYLDYEFAPGSLPVSRGEVVAYTGQSGVGVPHLHFEVRDIDERPMDPLAHGFGVRDDSPPGIVRVGLVPLEPGSAVEGKAGTVLFPAKRFASGTRGEPVPVRGMIGIEVEVEETTSGCRRGLGPSRLALLEDGEERWSIDYDRFDFADAGKMDLRVDPRYSYEGRGRFHRLWTSEAEAASGAFAPSGDGALSGEAPGERVRTLEIRAHDAAGNEGGLTVVLSFAPPPGVALLALAPGGTSADSMEVLGVVDRPGRAVRRVRMEWSTDEGRNWSAPVDLPVGETGAFGACFALAGVPALVRVWAMDALGVESAPVVRATPGHPPAEVVFSTPTVVTAGAWLELLFPREGAPGDFPGAEPWGRGGLRLVLPADAPRSSTLPAAGLGADPWGRPARLPALPVPGTARVDGRTLLISPSGLGTWTLPDGAFRRPVFARLHEIPPPEDGALRPASSLFRLDTGCISPAVPCSVAIAPGPGSFDPLRLGLFVQERDGFGTIGGAWEPALEAWVAEVRTPLPVGLFEDSIPPIIEPGRLEHRADDFVFRFTLRDDGAGVDCDGVEVLVEGLPTIVELDTETGEVAARFPASVPRGESVRVKIVVADRCGNRVASELELVLEES
- a CDS encoding peptidyl-prolyl cis-trans isomerase, which gives rise to MLMNTLREKTRVVLFLALVAFLGLIFFDWGMQSTRGGGPGGGGAIGKVNGQDIPFDSYRATRQNTVREFEQGTGRSPDDADLERIESQTWLTLIQETLLVQSVKKYGIGASDAEVLEVLRSNPPAILRSQFVNEEGQFDAVAYQRAMADPSIDWSGVEQYIRSTMPMDKLVAYVGMNARVTSAEVRSQFDRQHETARVKHVTSLISAVELEEADETPPETALTAYYESHREDFQIGEQAVLEVIQFPKTPSPADSEEVRQDLLDLREMALEGTDFADLATEWSEEPASAERGGDLGFFGVGEMPPALESAAMGLDPGEISEVVRTDFGLHIVKVEEKKTEEDRDLVRARHILMRVEPSRKTIMKAAARSDDFAAALAEGGDFAKTADEFGIELVRTDPFTRSERVPGIGYLRGVRNLAFREDPGATSPDPEENDQGFFLYRLVERIPAHAQPMDEVLDTVRAYVVRELRATRAQEALEAAVAASDGSLEGIARELGTEIKTPKEFTRDSFVPGVGVRNDFSAAAFSMDPGSVSEVLETDRGFHVLMVEERIPGEEALFVEKQAEIRNRLIGDKRQRLLAGWLEQLLVNAEIEDFRTRSETLWTPDDAVLSYLREN